The genome window GTATGGATGCAAAAGAATATCAGTTATTCATGGTAAACTAGTACCTCCTTTATTAACAATTAGCTAAGGCAAACTCTCAACACCTTTAATCGGAATTTAATCATAAAAACAAGCATTTTTCCAACATGGGCAGATTGATTATTTTGCCTACAGGCAACACAGACTTTGACATCTTGTCAGTGTGCTCAAAGTTCAAATTGACCCAAATTACATTGATCTTTTCAATGCACCACCAATGAGCACAGCCTTCATGTGTGACATAGCAAATCGCTAGTTACAGTGAAGCCACAGCCAATTATTTGCAATATCCATAACTACTAAAAATGATTCTTCAGTTGTAGCTCAGTGGTGAAGGCATCTGACTACTGATTGATagggtgtgagtttgaatcccaggattACCAATCTGCCACTTCTGGATTTTTTAATCCAGGCTactaaccctcaactgctcagctgtataaataagGTAAATGGGTCATCATATGTTATTACGTCTCCGTCCAGGGtttatcctgccttgatgcccgatgacgctccccatgacccgaggatagatcggataagcggtacagacaatgaaatgaaatgaaatgaaatgttattACGTTATGTTAACTAGGTTAGTCATTAGATATAGTCAAAAGATGGAACCGAAACActttacaataacattacagaACTAATGCCTTGATAATACTTGCTCAAAAGtgaactaatgatgagttaatGCAGGTAGTAATCACACCGTTGAAGAGCTTACCTTAACTAGGAAGTgagtctgtttgtttgtttgttaattaatgtattaattaacgtCAAACCTGTTAGCGTGTGTCATTTCaaactgtttatttaatatCCCATATCACACATCATTGTATGGTTCTGGGGATTACTTTCATAATTTACACTGATCCTCTTTATCAAAAGTAGAAAGATGCTGCTGCCAAAAAAGACTATTTTGAAGTTATGGATAGAGCCATCCACTCCTGCAACGTTCACTTGGCTAGCTTATTTTAGAGACATTGTCTTGGTGGAAGGGGCCACTGCCAGGCTCAATGGTGCAAAGGACAACACTATTTGTAGCTGGTTAAACATTTCAATGTTGCTAGATAGGCTAAAAAGATGACAGCCTTGCTATGCTAATTATACACTTTGATAATTTTGTGTCATTTTCCATCCATTTCTCTTTCAAGCCCACTATAGTACTAGTACGTGCTCTAGGCGGTTTGGGTCCTTTAGTAATTAGCATTTTAAACCTCCAAGATTGGAGATTTTATTCTCCAAGTGCTTTGGGGgattcctccaggtactccagtttcctcctgaGGTCATGaagacatgtgctgtaggctgttggcatctctaaattgtgtgtgtgtgtgtgtgtgttatttcccCTGGGCTAGGCTCCATGTACCTTGTCACCCCGTGTATGATAAGCAGtaagaaaatgaatggatttcAGTCTCcttagagtgtgagtgtgctttTGTATACACAAATTGCAGCCACAGGACATTTAGGGTTAATGTGGGTTAATATGAAACACATGTCCGAAACACAAATTAATGCGACAACGAGTTTAAGGACCTTAGGCATCACAACAGCCTTTCCAGCACACTGCTTTAGGTATTTACATTTGCTTGAATCTTTGAAGCAGCAAAAAACTATTTCTCAACTCATATGACACATGACGGTGGAGACAATATTGTTTACAGTCGGATCATTCCTAATAACAATTTTGAAATGTCATCGCTACCAATAATTTCTCACCCCCCCCTGCCTATTTGACATTACAACCGGGCTCATAAGAcatttttgatattttattacacacatCCATCCAGTAGCTCTTTGCATTTCCAAATGAATTTGCAAGCTGAGATGGACTTTAATGTGTAATATGTCACTGGTAACTATATACGCAACATGTGCACGGAAATCGGACTCACGCACATAAAAATATGTTGATGTGCACCCTAATACTCCTATTCATCATAAATGAATGAGTAAGTGCAGGCAGATAAAGACAGTTATAATTACAGGTAAGGATGACCTACGGTTGGGCCAACCTACTATTATCAGCTCATATACAAGAATagtccacccacacacactcagctaatGTGCATTCTCTGAGAGGTCACATCACATCTTAGGCTTCTTTGTAAGAAACCATGAAAGTGCCTAATTATCTATGAAGACACGACCTCTATTTTGGGTTGCGGGTGCCGGGCACGGAGATAAGAGGATCGCTGTGTTCCAAATTCCATTCATTATCATGACCTCTTATTCGCTGTTCGAGCCAAAATAATTCTTTTCAGATTTTGAACAAATGGAAAAATGAATCCGATTTGTGGTTAACTCTAAAATCACTGGATTGAATTTCTGCAAGCATTTCTGTTAAGACTAACAATATATAAAAGATTACATTAATGGTATTTTGAGCTTAAACCTACGGGGACACTGTACAGTTTTACAACAAATataccaaaaaataataataattaagtgaTGCTGAAGACAACCTTTCTCCTCACAACTCCTTTTAAGGCTCCTGAGCCTGTCCATGTGGGTGTCCTCCAGGTTCAATGGTTTCAATGGCTTGAAAAAACATTCATGGAAGGTGAATTGCCTTTGTGAAATTGCTCTTAGGTGTGGATGTGCGTGTACAGGGCTATATGATGGACTAGGTGACTTTCTAATTTGTGgggggttttatttatttatttagtgataaataacaaatttttcatgtgtgaaatcacacacaccacaaatatataaatatataaatataaggtgagttaatgtattaataaagaTAATTGACACTATACGAGAGAATATATAGAGAATATCATGTTTAGATCACtaatttattgaaaaataaatgtttttagacCCAATCCAATATATGAACAGGATTCCAgtagtgtcatttttttttgacaatcAAAGATTCTGCTGAACTTTATTTGTATTACCGCTTATGACAGaacaaaaatttacatttatatttatccctaatgagcaagccagagccAAAAGGatcaaggaaaaactccctgtgacgatatgaggaagaaaccttgtcTCAACAGGAAACTCTCCCTCATCTGGATGGCACCTAGgcgattttaaaataatttccctCCTCTAAACGTACACCATATAGTTAAGTGCAATTGTGCAGCATTCCTCATATGTAGGTTCCAGTTGCTAATCAGCTTTTGAAAAAGCTTTCTCAAGGTCTGAGCAGAAACTCGGTCAATCTGCAGTAATACTTTCCCTGACTTTTTTATGTCaaacttttttctcttttatattGCACTGAATGGACAACACCGAATCCACCTCCATAATTTCTCTCTATATTTTGACCTTTCAGTCATTGTGCTTCTGCTGGGTATGCTGctaattaaaaaatttttttattctcataGACAAAAGAAAGTGTGTCAAAAGAATTTTTTGGGGGGCCATTTTGCCCTTTCCTCTTTGTGAAACTGACCttctgatgattttttttttttttttataataatcataattaaatTAGAGGTGATTTTGTCATTTATcaccatacatatatatacgaATATGAAGAAAACCTGTTTCTAAAAACTTTGGGAAATCTGTTATATCAGCTGTTATACAGTAAAGTAATACAACTGTACTGTCCTAAAATCTGAGGTTGACCTTAACTGTAGCTACACAAATTTGAGAaatgagtgaaagtacaaaatGTTTCAAACTGAAATAATGTCACTTTTCCAGAGTGTTGTAATATTTGGCAGGTCTCAGTGCAGCAGATATTCCATGGTTGCACAACGTGACTTCCAGTACAGGCCCGGCCCggcttaaaatattaaaaacaaatgcgGGAATAGAGCAAAACAAGCATGTTACaccctgatctctctctctctctctctctctctctctctctctctctctctctcttacacacacacacacagaactgcacTGTCTTCAGATCTGGAATTTCCCGCACATGTCTAAACCTTGTGCTCTAGTCCCACCCTCGCAAAAACTGTGGGCGGtccaaaaaaccaaaaacaaatacccacaaccacacacacacacacacacacacacacacacaggggcacagatatacacaccttcacacacacacatagacagtcATTTCCACAACTTCTTAATGGAGCACAAGCCTGTTTTGCTCAGTAGTAAATCACTGGAGCATGATCCAGGACACTAGTGTTTGGAGGAAATCAGTGAGAAGATCCACTCAGGAACGACATCCTGAAGAGCTTATTAAAAATACCTATCACTTCAAGGTTCTCCAGCAAGAGGATAACATCGAGAGTTGATCATTATCAGCAAGGTGACAATTTAAAGAGGTGTGGAAATTGCAAAGGTGGTTCTTGGGGCATATCCTTCAACACTGAGCAACTGGAAGTTGTTACGCAGCAAGTAAGTAAGGAATTCTCAGCCTGGAGGGTTTTAACACATGGCAAATCCATTGTCTTTAACAGGATATTAAAAGCTTCTTTTATCATGAGGAATTCAAAATTTAGGTCATTATAGCGCAAAACAtattatacaaaccaaaaacacacagcaatTTCACAAACATGACCTCATTAATTAAAAACCATCAAGGGTAAGTCCTTATCAAACATCATATACATGTTGATTGACCATTTCCATTTGCTGATTGGACATTTCTATTCGTTTATTTGCCCGACACTTAATTCAGTGACTTACAATTGAGCTGAGCAGATGaaggttaagagccttgctggAGCATGAATAAAAGCATCAGTAGATTCATCTAGGTTAATTTCCTCTTACAATTTCTTTTCCCCTCTTACTGTAAACATCCTCCAGATCTCAAGTGGCCTCTCAGTCCGACACACGCTCATCAGCAATAAGCCCTTTTTATgtgctgttgtttttctttcttttttattacatgCTGGTGTTTTGGAGTTTTGTTGTTATGTTTTTCGTCCTTGGTTTTTGATGTTGATGTTCTTGTACTTCTGCTCCACCATACAAATCCACTCTAATCTTTTCCATGTGCCTGCGAGTAGAGATGAAGCACGACACCATGACCATGACAGCACTAAACAGCAAACAAGAGACGGTGTGTATCTTTGGCACAGGGGACTTCGGACGATCTTTGGGGCTTCGCTTGCTTCAAGCAGGGTATGAAGTTGTCTACGGATCCCGAAACCCTAATAATTCTGCTCTGTTGCCCAAGGGGGCAAAAGTAATGTCATATGAAGAGGCACCTCAGAGAGCAAACGTGATATTTGTGGCTGTTCATCGAAAGAACTATGACTTCCTGCCCTCTCTGAGACCAGTTCTTGAAGGAAAGGTCTTGGTGGATGTCAGTAATAATCTGAAGAGGCATGAGTACACAGAATCGAATGCTGAGTATCTGAGCATGCTGGTACCTGTGGCACATGTTGTCAAAGCCTTCAACACCATCTCAGCCTGGTCACTGCAGTCAGGGGGGCTGGATGCCAACAGACAGGTAAAATTAAATTCACACAAATGTATGCATTCATAATACCCATACCTACGCAGATCATTctgttgttttcattttatttttatttcttataataTAGCCGATTACTTCAGAAGCAATCGCCTGCTTATAGAATAATCTGTGATAAAGTGTTAGATAAAtagcattttaaaaatgttttttgagtGTAGAGTTTTATCTTAAACTACTGCATTTAACagcaatacattttatttaatcacacGTCATTTGAAACACAAAATTCATGGCTCACTCATGTTACCACAGCTATAAATAGGCATTTTCAAGAAACCACAAAGTCCTCCATCCTGAAGAGTTTCCCAGGTTGGAAAACTTACAGCTTCAATTGACTCATTTTAAGCATCtttgcacaaaaaaaataaaaaaaaacatttaacattgtCAATCATCGTTTTTTTTATCAATGAAATCTTTTCAGTTTTCTTTTAGAACCTGTGTAGACCTTTACACTTTTATACTACAGATAAATATAAACCTCTGCTTTGCCTTATAGCTGCTACTATTGTTAAATCTAATATTATGGCAAATTCTGACTGATCC of Hemibagrus wyckioides isolate EC202008001 linkage group LG23, SWU_Hwy_1.0, whole genome shotgun sequence contains these proteins:
- the steap4 gene encoding metalloreductase STEAP4 isoform X2, encoding MKHDTMTMTALNSKQETVCIFGTGDFGRSLGLRLLQAGYEVVYGSRNPNNSALLPKGAKVMSYEEAPQRANVIFVAVHRKNYDFLPSLRPVLEGKVLVDVSNNLKRHEYTESNAEYLSMLVPVAHVVKAFNTISAWSLQSGGLDANRQIKENKTYEFNDMWAWRSDSYLSMGILGFALFVLLGITSLPSVSNALNWREFRFIQSKLGYLTLLLCTAHAFLYGWDSFLNASAYKWWMPSSYMLALVVPCVVLVLKTILILPCLDRTLTRIRQGWEKPGKAGMHKNAKSSQPLIL